The window GGCTACCACGACACCTTCACGCCGCCGGTGATCCTCCGGAACATCCTGCTCAACCCGGGCTGGTACACCGCGTACACGCCGTACCAGGCGGAGATCGCCCAGGGCCGGCTCGAGGCGCTGCTCAACTTCCAGACCATGGTGGGCGACCTCACCGGCCTGGAGATCGCCAACGCCTCGCTGCTCGACGAAGGCACCGCGGCGGCTGAAGCGATGAGCATGCTCTACGGCGTCCACGGCAAGGACGTGCACGCGTTCTTCGTGAGCGATTCCTGCCACCCGCAGACCATCGACGTGGTGAAGACGCGCGCGGCGGCGGTGAACATCGAGATCGTCGTCGGCGATTGGAAGACCTTCGATCCCGCCGCGAAGCCCGTGTTCGGCGCGCTCCTGCAGTACCCCGCGACCGACGGCGGCGTGCACGACTACCGGCCGTTCATCGAGAAGCTGCACACGGCGGGCGGCTTCGTGGCCGTGGCCGCCGACTTGATGAGCCTCGCGCTGCTCACGCCCCCGGGCGAGCTCGGCGCCGACGTGGCCATCGGCAGCACCCAGCGCTTCGGCGTGCCGCTGGGCTACGGCGGCCCGCACGCGGCGTTCTTCTCCACCAAGTCGCAGTTTGCGCGGCACATGCCCGGGCGCATCATCGGCGTCTCGCAGGACGCGAACGGCAAGCCCGCGCTGCGCATGGCCCTGCAGACGCGCGAGCAGCACATCCGCCGCGAGAAGGCGACGTCGAACATCTGCACCGCGCAGGTGCTGCTCGCCGTCATGTCCGGGATGTACGCGGTGTGGCACGGGCCCAAGGGCGTGCGCGCCATCGCCGATCGCGTGCATCGCATGACGGTGGCCCTGGCGCGCGGCCTCTCGGCGATGGGCTTCAAGCTCAAGCACGAAGCCTTCTTCGACACCCTGCGCGTGGAAGGCACGGCCGCGCAGGTGAAGGCGGTGCACGCCGCGGCCGCCAAGCTGCACATCAACTTCCGGCACCTGGACGCGCAGAGCATCGGCGTGTCGCTCGACGAGACGACGACCGCGGACGACCTCGCGAACATCCTCGCCAGCTTCGCCGGCCACTCGACGCCGCCCGCGCTCGAGGAGCTCGCCCGCGATCTCGCGCCGCGCATTCCCACGGCGCTCGCGCGGACCTCGAGCTACCTCACGCACCCCGTCTTCAACCGGCACCACTCCGAGACGGAGATGCAGCGCTACATCCGGAGCCTGGAAGCAAAAGACCTGTCGCTGGTCCACTCGATGATCCCGCTGGGCAGCTGCACCATGAAGCTCAACGCCGCCAGCGAGATGGCGCCCATCACCTGGCCGGGCTTCAGCAAGCTGCACCCCTTCGCGCCCGCCGAGCAGGCCCAGGGCTACCAGCGCATCTTCAAGGACCTCGAGAAGTGGCTCGGCGAGATCACCGGCTTTGCGGCGGTGTCGCTGCAGCCCAATGCGGGCAGCCAGGGCGAGTACGCGGGCCTGCTCGTCATCCGCCGCTACCACGAGAGCCGCGGCGACACGCACCGCACGGTTTGCCTCATTCCGCAGAGCGCGCACGGGACGAATCCTGCGAGCGCCGTGATGGCCGGGTTTGAAGTTGTGGTCACCAAGACCGACGAGAAGGGCAACATCGATCTCGCGGACCTCGAGGCCAAGGCCGAGGAGCACAAGGCCAAGCTCGGCGCGGTGATGGTGACGTACCCGTCGACGCACGGCGTGTTCGAGGAGGGCATCCAGAAGCTCTGCGAGATCGTCCACGCGCGCGGCGGCCAGGTGTACATGGACGGCGCCAACATGAACGCCCAGGTGGGCCTCACCAGCCCGGGCTTCATCGGCGCGGACGTCTGCCACCTCAACCTGCACAAGACCTTCTGCATCCCGCACGGCGGCGGCGGGCCGGGCATGGGGCCGATCGCGGTCGCGGCGCACCTCGCGCCGTTCCTGCCCGGTCACCCGCTCGCGCAGGTGGGCGGAGACAAGGCCATCGGCCCGATCGCGGCCGCGCCCTGGGGCTCGGCGAGCATCCTGCTCATCAGCTGGATGTACATCGCGCTCATGGGCGAGAGCGGCCTCACCCGCGCCACGAAGCTGGCGATCCTCAACGCCAACTACGTGGCCGAGAAGCTCGCCGAGCACTACCCGGTGCTCTACCGCGGCACCAAGGGCCGCGTGGCGCACGAGTGCATCCTCGATCCGCGCAAGCTCAAGCAGACCGCGGGCATCGAAGTGGAAGACATCGCCAAGCGGCTCATGGACTACGGCTTCCACGCGCCCACGATCAGCTTCCCCGTCTCGGGCACGATGATGGTGGAGCCCACCGAGAGCGAGCCCAAGGCCGAGCTGGATCGCTTCATCGATGCGCTCACGTCGATCCGCGCGGAGATCCGCGAGATCGAAGAGGGCCGCCAGCCGAAGGACGGCAACCTGCTCAAGCACGCGCCGCACACGGCTGAAGTGGTGCTCGCGGACGCCTGGGTGCGTCCGTACCCGCGCGAGCGCGCGGCGTTCCCGGCGCCGTGGGTGCGCGCGCACAAGTTCTGGCCGAGCGTGGGCCGGCTCAACAACGTGCTCGGCGACCGCAAGCTGGTGTGCAGCTGCCCGCCGGTCTCGGACTACGAGAAGCCGCAGCCGCAGCTGAGCTAGGGCAGCAGGGCGCGCGGCTCGCCGGGAGCCGTGCGCGCGAAAATCGCGAGTTGGAATTTGGTCACTGCCAGCCACGAGCCACCCGCCACCAGCCACCGGCCCGCGGCCGCGCTGGCGTCGAACCGCTGGACGCTGGTGAAGGCCAGCGCGCTGCTCGCGTTCCTGGTCTTCCACATCGTGGCCATCACCGTGCGCGCGCTGCCGGCGCCCGACGGCGCGATGGATCGCTCGACCTGGTCCGACCCGACGGTGCAGCAGGAGATGAGCGCCTGGACCGAGCGGCTCGGGCAGCTCGGCATCAAGCTCTCGAGCAACCAGCTCCAGGACGCGCTGTACGTGGTGGCGGGCAAGATCTTGAGCGCGCGCGACACGCTCGTCTCTCCATTCGGCCGCTACTACGACTGGTGCGGCACCTTTCAGAGCTGGCAGATGTTCGTGGCGCCGCACCGGCACCCCGCGCGCGTGCGCGTGGACGTGCAGGAGCACGGCGTCTGGCGCACCGTCTTCCGCGAGCGCGACCCGAACGCCACCTGGCTCGCCAGCGAGCTGGGCGACACGCGCTTCCGCTCGCTCTTCTTCCGAGTCTCCTGGCCGAACTTCCGCGGGATGCTGGAGCGCATCGCGGATTACGTGGCGCGCCGCGCGGCCGTCGACTTTCCCGACGCCACGCGCGTGCAGCTGGTGCTCTCGCGCGCCGAGACCCCCACGCCGGACGAGGTGAAGCGCGGCGAGCTCCCGCGCGAGGTCGACGACACGCCTGTCGTCCGCGACCTCGCGCGCTGGCGGAGGGCCCATTGAGCGCGCCGGCGATCGACGTGCCCGTCGAGGCGGCGCCAGTGTCTGTTCCGCGCTGGGCGGAGCGGCTGCTGGTGCGCGAGCCGGGGACGCCGCTGGCGCTCTTTCGAATCGGCGTGGGGCTGAGCCTGCTGCTCTCGCTGGGCTCGGTGTGGCTGCACGGCGACGTGGGGATCTTGTGGCTCGATCCTTCGCACGGCGGTCTCTCGCCGACGTCGCCGGGCTGGCTCTTTCATCTTCTCGGCGGCGCGGATCTCACGCGCATCCACCTCGTGCTCGGCGCCACGATGGCGTGCGGCGCGTGCCTGGTGCTCGGGCTCGGCAATCGGCTGCCGGCGGTGATCGCGCTGGTGGGGTATCCCGCGCTGGTGGGCCTGCAGGTCGATGCGGGCGGCTCGTACGACTCGCTGATGGGCAACGCGCTCTGGCTGCTGGTGCTCGCCGATTCGACCGCGACGCTCTCGCTCGATGCGCGCCTGCGCAAGGGCAGCTTCATCACCGGCGCGCGCGTGCCTGCCTGGCCGCGCTGGCTCGTGCTCTACCAGCTGGTGCTGATGTACCTCTGCACCGGGCTCCAGAAAGTCAGCGACACCTGGGTGCCCGGGGGAAGTCTCTCCGCGATCTACTTCATCATGCAGCAGCCCACGTGGCAGCGCGGCGACATGCACTGGCTCGCGCACATCTTCCCGCTCACCCAGGCCGCGACGCTCTCGGTCTGGCTCTTTGAAGTGGGCTCGCCGCTGCTCTTGCTGGCGATCTTGCTCGAGCGCGGCCAAGGGCGCGTCGCGAGGTTCCTGCGCTTCATTCCCTATCGGCGCGCGTGGGCGGCGTTCGGGCTCTCGTTGCACCTGGGCATCTGGTTGGCGCTCGAGGTGGGCTGCTTTCCGATCTTGGCGATGTCGTTCTACGCGGCGCTCTGGGCCCCGCACGACGTGGAGCGCGCGCGCGGCTGAGGCTAACCTCGCCGCCATGAACGCACTGCTCGCGATTGTTCTCGTGGCCGCGCCGCCGCCGGTGAAGTCGATCGTGCTTCGTCACGCGACCGTGATGCCCGCGTCGAAGCCGACGATTCCCGACGGCGCGGTGGTCATCACCAACGGCAAGATCGCCGCGGTCGGGCCGAGCGCGAGCGTTCCTGCTCCGGCGGGCGCGGAAGAGCTC is drawn from Deltaproteobacteria bacterium and contains these coding sequences:
- the gcvP gene encoding aminomethyl-transferring glycine dehydrogenase, with protein sequence MNDLFHHPDVFADRHVGPDQAEVDEMLQALKVASLDALVAETVPGSIRLPKPLNLPAPRSELELLAELEQVAAQNQVFKSYIGMGYHDTFTPPVILRNILLNPGWYTAYTPYQAEIAQGRLEALLNFQTMVGDLTGLEIANASLLDEGTAAAEAMSMLYGVHGKDVHAFFVSDSCHPQTIDVVKTRAAAVNIEIVVGDWKTFDPAAKPVFGALLQYPATDGGVHDYRPFIEKLHTAGGFVAVAADLMSLALLTPPGELGADVAIGSTQRFGVPLGYGGPHAAFFSTKSQFARHMPGRIIGVSQDANGKPALRMALQTREQHIRREKATSNICTAQVLLAVMSGMYAVWHGPKGVRAIADRVHRMTVALARGLSAMGFKLKHEAFFDTLRVEGTAAQVKAVHAAAAKLHINFRHLDAQSIGVSLDETTTADDLANILASFAGHSTPPALEELARDLAPRIPTALARTSSYLTHPVFNRHHSETEMQRYIRSLEAKDLSLVHSMIPLGSCTMKLNAASEMAPITWPGFSKLHPFAPAEQAQGYQRIFKDLEKWLGEITGFAAVSLQPNAGSQGEYAGLLVIRRYHESRGDTHRTVCLIPQSAHGTNPASAVMAGFEVVVTKTDEKGNIDLADLEAKAEEHKAKLGAVMVTYPSTHGVFEEGIQKLCEIVHARGGQVYMDGANMNAQVGLTSPGFIGADVCHLNLHKTFCIPHGGGGPGMGPIAVAAHLAPFLPGHPLAQVGGDKAIGPIAAAPWGSASILLISWMYIALMGESGLTRATKLAILNANYVAEKLAEHYPVLYRGTKGRVAHECILDPRKLKQTAGIEVEDIAKRLMDYGFHAPTISFPVSGTMMVEPTESEPKAELDRFIDALTSIRAEIREIEEGRQPKDGNLLKHAPHTAEVVLADAWVRPYPRERAAFPAPWVRAHKFWPSVGRLNNVLGDRKLVCSCPPVSDYEKPQPQLS
- a CDS encoding HTTM domain-containing protein gives rise to the protein MSAPAIDVPVEAAPVSVPRWAERLLVREPGTPLALFRIGVGLSLLLSLGSVWLHGDVGILWLDPSHGGLSPTSPGWLFHLLGGADLTRIHLVLGATMACGACLVLGLGNRLPAVIALVGYPALVGLQVDAGGSYDSLMGNALWLLVLADSTATLSLDARLRKGSFITGARVPAWPRWLVLYQLVLMYLCTGLQKVSDTWVPGGSLSAIYFIMQQPTWQRGDMHWLAHIFPLTQAATLSVWLFEVGSPLLLLAILLERGQGRVARFLRFIPYRRAWAAFGLSLHLGIWLALEVGCFPILAMSFYAALWAPHDVERARG